TTGTGCAAATCCTGTTGTTAGCAAATACAAACTGTACATTGaactttattaattttcaattttttaatttgaaatattgaGCTCTTACTGTAGGATTTGAAATTACCGACCAAAGACTGGTGATTTGCCGTTGATTTTGTCGGTAACTTAACCCgcatttaataatttttattgcttaaatatgGCCAGCAAACTCGCACACTTTCAATCAAGGATCGTTCTACTGTATTCGTTCATAATGTGCGGTCTTTCTTCTCCATTGATAGCTTAACTCTGAGGATACAAGTTTTATTGAAGCAGTAGAACAATTCTTCGAGGGATGGGCTAGCCTTCTGGAACACTCTTCACAGCTCCCTTCTGGTGTTTTGAACGATAGTGCTGGCAGAATTTTGAACTGTTACATCCAGTGTCATCTAGCTGCACCGGAGGGATTACGTGGGACATTTTCCTCTCAAACTAATGACGGAATTCATTTGGATGAAATTTGTGATCTTGATAGCGACGATAGGGAACTGTTTGCAGCCCAGCTATGCACTGTGGGAAGCTTGGGTCGTATTATACCTGGGCACGCGCTTGCATTGCTCACAAAATTATTAGAAAGTAGAGCAGAACAGTTTAATAATTATCTTTCTTCTGTGAAGAGTTCTTCAGGTATGTGTTTTTATCTAATTAGTGGATTACCAAATTTATCGATAGACCGTACTCATTAATAGagcaatagagtttatgttcgtgGCCATAAATATgatttgggcccgactcagactcattttagcccaaACCGTTAGACGAGGGctaaatgagctctgagaagggcccaaaataaTGCTTaagaacataaactgtatTACTGCTGTTATCaatttggagggcattgagaaaataaaaactgaaaaaaaaaatgacagcaaaacagtctgaagaatatttctttcttcaacGCTGTGTGAGGAAACGTCGACGAGCACAAGATATGGGTGGTTTTGACTTGACGTCATCGCcaccatgttggtgcacagagcaaaagagaacaaagtcttttgggagtttgactctattattatgcaaaacattAGCCATaagttttgtgcaccaacatgacCGTCTTGTCACGTGATTGAAAACCATCTATAACTTAACGGGACACTTGACATGACGTTAAGCAAAATTTCAGCTTGCATCTAATTATGGCTATTTCTGGAGACAATTGCTTATTCGGTTTGAGGAAGCAATGCGGTGGTGTTAGTTCTCTACTAATTGGGAGACTACAGATCAAATCAAGTTGATGTTTGTTTATGatgagagagagaaaaaccACAACAATCCGAGATAAACCTCTTGGAGGACAGAAGCAACGAGCTTATCCAGCATGAAGAGTTGAGAATCAAACACGTCTGTGGAAGGGGACTGTTCAGTTCACAGCAGTGTCGTctgcaatgaaaaataataaggTTCGATTACttttagccaatcatattTTAATTGTCTTACTCATGAATTTACAGTGCTTCCAGAAATCTCAAATGTGGACAGTTTGTTTGAAGATCTCCACTGGCTGCTTCTAATTTCTGCTTATCTTCTTGCCGATGAGAGTGACGGAGAGACACCCCTCATTCCGCGAGGGATTATGTCGTAttcatcaaatttgaaagatCAAGTCGATTTACAAGCTTCCTTGCAAATTCTGTGCGCCTCACAGAACCAATCCTCAGGTAGTAAgatgatttttgttttgttttcttttctccgcGAACAGTGTTTTAGTTCATTTACACCCCttaccaggtgatctggtgacgtaattcggaggactgggatgaaaaattttaacgccgtatcccacaaccgcgcgcggccttattttcgaattcaacatggcagaggcgaggttagagctcgtcgggtccacttgaatgttcattcagtaacaggaagtgtggtagacacggaataatctgttgagttttggcgatggaaatactgcagggagtttggaaacaacacctaaggccgcgcgcggttgtgggatacggcattaaaatttttttccccagtcctcaaattacgtcaccagatcacctggtagTGTTGTGGCCTATCGTTTTAAGTCTTTATTCGAGAAGATTTCAAAGCCATTTTCAGTTGTAACTTCAAAGATAGCACTTTCTCCCCAGATATTTCCCGACCGAATATTGCATATACTCAATCAGTTGAGCCACCCAGGTGCTGTGAGATTGTATCCGGTGACATCTGCCTTTTCATTGTAGGGCATTCAAATCAATCGCGGGATCCCTCAAAAGTAGACCCTGTGGTGAAGCTTGTATCAGTCATCTTTCGCCTTGCAGACCTCGAAAAAATTGCATTAAACTCCGGTTTATCGGAAATCTTAAGCCCTCAAGTTGGAAGGACAATTGTGTGGTGTCTTGGACACTGGACTAAGTCATATCTGCTACCGGACGAGAATGAGTATGAACATGTCAGCGTGACTCTCATCTCGCTGTTCGGTGTCAGCTCCAAAGGAGGTGAATGGACCTTAGGGTTTCTTCTCGAAAAGGTCAGGTCAAACCTGTCTGGTTGGTCGGCAGAATCACTGATTGTAGAGGACACTGCAATGTTGCTCCTAAGCTTGGTACGTACGAGACACAGGTATGTGTTgtggattttggtttatggATCTCAATTGTCTCCgattaattattatagtcaCTGTGGGCTTGACAGGAAAACGTCGTGCTCCCTTCCAATTGTCACTACTCAATTGACTCAAAAGCTGTCATTGCAGTTGAGCCTGCAAGCAAAGCTTTTCAAGTTTGTATACATGAACgcgttagtccttcgtcagagcgaataccattcgtcagagcgaatactATTGAATTTAATTGGATACGCACATCCAGTCATCCTCACCACCTGATCAAGACCAACATTACTCCGGTTTCTTGGTCCTTTCATGAACCAGAATTTTTAGTCATACACGGTTACAATTTCCACAATTTAGTCGAGTATTTGTGCTTGGCTTAAAGTTGCCAAAATCTGACTCGGGTTATATATTTTCGTCAGAGCGGAGTTGGCCATCACATTTAGCAGTCTCTGGTTGCTGGCAGAAGAGCACCTTTCTACAGCAGCAGTGTTACGTGAGCTTCCACCTGATGTGTTGAGATACCTGACGCAGGCGCTCGTGCTTGCGTCATCTGTTGCTGATGACGAAGTCACGAGAAAGAAATACTTAGATCAGGTTAGAGTACAAGCCTTTTTGTGTTGGTTTCTTGTTGATTAATGCCTCTAGAAACCTTAAGAATCTTTGAAAGTGGTATTAATTTCTTCTGAGCCGTTTTTCCCCCCGCTGGAAACAAGGAGAATTTGTCCCGGTATGATACGGAAAATAACGCAGTTTTCTGAGGCCTCGTTAAATTACACCATCAGAGGTCTTACGAAAGCCGAATTTGGTTTTAACCAGGTAGTTCTCATTAACTTTGGGTCAGGTATTTATATAAGAATCTTGACTGCCACCCCGGAGCCATTATAGACGGTTTACAGCCCGATCCGTCATGGCGGCCGATTTCCTGAACAATGAGACTTGTATCATTGGACAAGAACTCTAGACTCCGAGTAGTCTCTGACTTCAGCTAGAGACAAACTTAGCGGGCAAAATGCTCGTGCATATGAAATACACGTGCAAGCAAAGTAGATGGGATTCGGAGGACATGCGTGTCCTCTGAGTCTCGCGTTTGCGCGTGTATTTTGCTCGACATCATTATTTTCACATAAAAGTGATTCATGTTGTTCTGCTTTGGTTTGCAGCTCTTACAAACCCTACAGTCTTTCCTTTTGGGTATCTGCCATCAACCGGACTTTGCTAAATCCTGCCAAAAGGAAAGCGTTAAAAGTCAGATCCAGACTCTGCTCGAGTCCTTCAGAGGCGCGGCCTTAGCTACAAATATTCGAAATGTTCGAACTTTGTTTGATTATCTTCTACCTGTGCTAAAAGACTGTGTGGTTATGTTGAATGTGTATCAAAACTGCCCTGAAATGGTGGTCCTCGTGTTGGAGTTCTATGCCGATGTCGTAGATTCTCAAATTTGTTATCTTGACGAGGTAAGCAGTGTTTCACCTCCAGAACCTACACAACAGGCGTTATTGGGGGCGCTTGCTTGAGGGTTTAGCGAAACGCGGGAGACACGCGAGACGAGAAGAGAAGCCTCCACGGATTCACTCCTAGATGGTATGATTGTGCACTTGCGCAAAGTGATGTCAACGTCAAGAgaacctttctttttccttttgttgttCCCGTCTCTCCACTGAAGTTCAAATCCTGTTGGATGAGGTTTATAACTGGATCTGTGACAATCTGAGAATGCATCTGCTATGCACCATGCAAAGTCAGGCTGTCGTATCAACCTTAGCCCTCTGCGCACGCCCCACTACGGCCACCCCCCCTGGGGTGTTTGGTGGACTGAGTTTTGGTTGAAACCCGACTCGAAAGTTTTCTTCATCTGCTTCAGTTTCTCCCCAGACCTtagtttggtttttggtgagagagGAAAACGGGAATACCGGGCGAAAATCTCTCATAGCAGAGATGAGAACAAATAAAACGAGTAGAGGCTTGTGTCCGAAATGCAACTGCAAAGCATGCATGTATTGTTTGGCTGGCGAGAGCGGTCATCGTCAAAGTCAAATCGTCGTGTCTCAGCCGCCATCATTGTTTTTGCCCAGCCAAACGATCCTACTGTGCTTTACGATCGCTTTATAGGTTTATTTAGGACCCTTTCCTTTACTCGTTTTGTTACCGGCGAATTGACGCCGGAATCGAACCAGGGCCACTTTGATGGAAGGTGAGGGGGGAAGGGGAGGCCAGTGTTTTCACTTCTGGGCTAATCATGCGTCTAATTTTTACCAATATGTGCGACTCGATTTCGTTAACTTTGAAGTTGTTTTCTAGAATGATGTGGCAAAAGTTCACGAAACTTGCATGGCACTTGTGCAAACGTATGGAAAATGCAATTTGGGTAAGTTACCTTCACGTAACTGTTATGGTTATTTCGCGCAGCCAGTACTCTGTAcatataattattagttttataaatttccatttttttctcactgGAATGCTTCTTGTCGGTGTACCGTGACAAttgagcggttttcaaatgactgttgaaaaactaATACCAAGGTTAGTACTCCAACCAATTACAACAGGAGCAgtcagcgcgatgaaccaatcaggatGCCTTGGCAATTATCTGGAACTTGCGTCAAACCGCGggaaaatcacgcgtacaggATGCAGTTGCTATGATTGCTTTGCTTCGTTGtcggttttggttttgcgtccCATTGGTTGGTTTTAAGCCAATCgctaagcatagcaatcgcaatcgcttAAGTagtttcgacagtcatttgaaaactgcttggTGATATTGGTGAACCAAATTAATCCCGTAGGAGTAGTCTTTTCAAATGGGAAAGAACTGAGGAATCAAggttaagaaaataattttttcaaccaaagatAATGCAGATCATTGCTCTGGACTCAGCTTAGTTAGTTGGTTCTTGCATAGTTCTATACTAAGCTATTGAGCTCCACGAATTCATTCCTTTGTGTCAGTGATCTGCATGGCTTTCAGTCACGTGAGAGAAAACACTCTATAACGAGGCTCTTGAGCTACTTCCAGGTTTAGCGATGTTGGACGAGGAATGAATGCcatattttagatttttgaaatgaaaatctaTTTGCAGGAAAAGTAAGCATTGAGGCTTTAACAGAAGAGGAACAACTTAACGACCTTCTTGTGCTCATGAAACTACTGACAAATTTGCTATCGAGAGACGTCTTCGATCTCAACACAGGTCAGCTAGCACTGTCTTTTGCAGGGTATCGTTTTGATTCACATTTATtggctccagttgttcaaagggtgatATCACTATCCGCTGGACATTTCAATAGGCTTAAAGCGTTTTTGTAATACAAATACAACTCAGGCATTGTtctgttaattttttaaatggcCTTTTCTGTACAGGAGATAACAAGACGCAAAAACTGTCAGCGGCCGATGTGGCACTGTATGGTCTTCATGTAATCATACCCCTTATGTCATCTGACGTGCTCATGGTGAGGAAGAAGtcgtttatttctttgttatttaacTGGATTGACTTTACTGTGGCTAGTCGTAGGTCCACGGGTGTACCCGtgaagaggttttttttttcctttattattattattattattgctctaCATTCTTAGAAAAGAGATAATTGGCATCGacaaaaagcaacaactaTATAATATAAAAAATGATAACTCTAGCCATCAGGGCGACCTATTTTATCTTCTATCGTAGAAATAAGATTTGGGATAGTCCAGACTTAATaaaagtttaattttcttttttcctggTTGATTTATTTGTAAATACAGTATACAAGTATATGACTCAATTTCAAGTTGCCAGTTGTTAATTGCCTATACGTAAAGAGATTTACAACTATATTCAAAACACTGAGATGACGTCAGAAAGTAAAATAGGCCCATTCTCCATTGGTCATTGGTCGGAAAAGCGCCCAACTTCCTTACTTTTAAAGGATACAAcatctgaaggaaaaatcGAGGGCCAAAAACGTTTTCGCCATAGTAAGCAGGACATTAGCGAAAGTTTATTTAGCGAAAAACATTTTGAGGGgttagtggcactttaagtATTAATCCTCCGTTGTTTGTCTTTGTAGTTCCCAGTGCTTTGTTCggagttttttaaactgaCGACTTGCGTGTGCGAGATGTACCCAGAAAAGATGTCTTCCCTTCCAGATGCGCTGTTCAAGAACCTTATGGCTTCACTTGAAGTGGGGCTCGTAAAGTATCCTTttggtccttttttttttctttgcaaaagaGGGATGCATTCGAGAGTCCAAAAATCGTTGAAGCTCAGGGGCCGGCTACTCGAAGGATGGTCAGTGCTAGCTATTGCTAATAAGTATAGAAACCTTTAATGTTTCTGTGGCAGTAAACAggggttagcgctaaccaggcaTACGTTTGACCAATCACCACACGAGGCGCGAAAATCGCGGGTAAACGCACGCGAGCAAAATACATTTGCTGTGAGGTTTCTTATCGCGCAAAAGGAATGCTGCACCAGATCTTTGACCAGTTATCTTGTGTGATACTGTGCCACAACCACACCGGGATTTATGACAtgaaatttctgttttaatgCAAAGCGCGTTCACCGTATTGCTTTTCTTGACAACCGTTGAAGTTATGGAAGTGACATCACCAAGATGTCCCTGGAAGCGTTGTCCTCTTTAGCAGCGTATTGCTTCGAGGAAATTCAGAAAAACGTGAAAATTGCCACACACGAGATTTTACGACATTTCTTGAAGGTATGGAGTTGTTATGACGACGTGTGGCAAATGACGTCACTCCAAGATAACATTTTCTTATCGTGTGTAATATCaaagtatttttttactttgttcgGAAGCATTAACGGTCTGAACATTAAACCGCCTAAAACGGATTAGACGATTACAGAGAAAAGTAGAAATTTAGTGCAAAAAGTACAATTCTCTCTCAAGTAAAATTTCGCATTACTTGTAACCTTAAAGTATTCTTGCAATTAAACTGGCACAAATGAAACAGAAATTAACAGAGAAAGTAGATATGTagtgaaaaaagtaaaatttaagcgTCATGTATCAGACATCCTCCACTGGGCAAATCTGGTCATTAGTTGTCAtcagggagttttagcaatgatgacggagccggcaagaaaaacgtcacttgaaaaataaacacttgcgcaactGTGACTATTTTCCGATTATCCCATCGtgttcgcattttacaatgtttacGAAGAACCCTCCAACTAGATTAGTCTgagcgctgtcaaagtaaatacacagaactaaagattaacggttgtatgctcaagtattcatcaaaacggtaaatgtggtaatttcacgttgttgttttgcagaggacggcacggacttgttcataagagcgtgcgcacgtgcagcacgattattcttccacactcgaccaatcaaattcttaatttatggcgttgtcgttgccgttcccgtcgtagatgctaaaactccctattgttCCATACACAACGGAAACCGATCCCGCAAACTGATTGAAAGCACGTGCGGGTCCTGGGGGCGTGAGGAATGAGGAAatataagcgtgctgcacgtgtagCACGCACTTacgaacaagtccgtgccgtccGTTCTCCGCAAAAcaacagggagcttaagcaaccacgacgacaacGGAAAcgaaaaccccacaaatttgcatatttgacaatgaaaaacagtatttttgcacgctttgcacgtgcattttttattttttgacattttgtagacgttctcgttctttctacgacgtgaaatgacctgttttgcagttgtgtggacaacgtgagcatatgatgacaaatgttcaattttgtcttctcatgtcccaagcgctggttccaatttaattccaggatagttagaacacttttttcaagcaaaatgagtttgaataattgaaaaatgattgcaaaaacGCGAAGTCGCATTTTCACTTGGCGTTCTCGCTTTcatcgacgtcgtgtttgcttaagctccctaacaACGTGTagttaccacatttgcggGTTTGAGGACAACTTGAGTATACAACTCTAAATGCTGAATTATCAAATATATTTCATTCATTACAGCGCTCACTAATCCAGTTTCCGCGCACTTCGTCAACATTGTAGTATGCGAACAAGATTAGAGAATTGCAAATTAGTCGCCGCAGTGCTAAATTTTACTctcttttttctgtctttgcCCTCATCATCCCTATTATGATAGCAGTGCGAATTTCATTCCGATGTGAGTTCATCCAGGTGCTTTATTAGTCCTCGTCATAAACTGGGTCAAGAGTAAAACGCGAAAAGTTTGTTGTCTTCTCCCCTCCCCGGCTCTCTGGCCGTTTTACTCTCGTCCCATATTTCACTCGAACGAAACACGTCTTCTCTCTTAAACAATATGGGAACGCTCACTAGTCAGATACTGATGTCTTAGTTGCTTTGGTCTTTAGTTGTGCAATATTCTTgccttttattattttttttttcatttatttcacaGATTTTGTTTGACATGGTTCTCCTTCATTCGTTTGACATGGACCTTCTTCAACCTGCGGCCGAGGCCTTCCTGGCCTTAATTTGCTGCCATCAGGTGATTATAATCTTATTTGCATCCCTACTGCATGAGCACGATAACCGACAGTCGCTTAGTGAGAGATTAGGGaactttagcaatgacgacggcaactgcagggaaaacgtcacttaaaataaacaccggCCCAATCGTGACTATTTTCGattgtcccatcttgttcgcattctatattgttggcAAAGTACACTACAAGTGGATTGGTGTGCCCgacgttaaattaaatacGGAGATCTAGAGATTTGTGGTTctatgctcaagttgtcatcaaaactgtaaatgaggtaatttcacgttcttgttttgcagaggatggcacggacttgatcataagtgcgtgccgcacgtgcagcacgcgtATTTTCACAccctcgaccaatcaaatttttaatttgtggctttgtcgttgccgttcccgtcattgatgctaaagctccctaatccATCAACGAAAGCATGGCAAaaacaacgccacaaataaggaatatgattggtcaaatgaggaaaaataagcgtgctacACGTGCGGCACGGGCTTAAGAACATTTCCATGCCGTTCTCTGCcaaacaacaacttgaaatttgccACATTTGCGGTTTTGGTTTATCTATATATAATTCATCGGAGCGCACACCAGTTCAGTTGTCGCGTTCTTAGCCAACATTGTAGAATTCAAACAAGGTGAGGTAATCGCCAAACAGTCACAACTGCGCAAATCTTTATTTAAAAGCGACGTTTTTCTTGTCGTTGGATGctgtcgtcattgctaaagcccTCTTTAAgcttaatattgttttttctccGGCTTATCCGATGGATAAGATGGATAGGATAAGATATCCGATGGCCCTATCTTCTTCAAGAACAAACCTTGCTTTGAGATAATTTCTATTAGGTTCGTGGGACTACTCACATGGAAAGGCATAGCGAAAGGGGTTTGGGAACAGACTCTATTGGACACgataacatttttttcgttGGGCGAGCAACTCAGTTAATTACGCTTCAACCTCTGATTGGCGGAGTCTGTTTCAAGAGATTTCTAAGCCAATCATTATTGATAAAAGATAACCACCAAAGCAATCCTGAAAtgattttcaataaaaaagatCTCTCGTTTTAGGCTTACTACACAGAATTGGTACGCAATCTTCTCGCCCAGCAGGCAGATCACATGGTGGGTCAGCGACTTCTACAGGCCTTCAATCAATTGACACCCAGCGATATGAAGCTGTCACTGGACAGAGCAAACAAGGTGCATTTCAGGAAAAGCCTGGACGTGTTTCTCGGAAGTGTCAAGGGATTTTTATGCGTCAAATAGGAAGGGTGCCGAGCGGCAGAAATGCGGTTAAAATCAATGGAAATTTACTCCAGCTAGCCGAGGTTGATTTCCATTGGTGCTTCGAAAAATAACGAAGCAGCGAATCCAATGGGACGTTAAATTAAGACATGGCAAACACCACGCCTCAAAAAAGAAGGTTATTTAACCCCGTGCGTAGATTGAGCACTTGTGATCTCTCTCTGTCGAGACAGCTTTGCAGTAATAACTGAATTTGTTACAAAATGGTGTCTAAGCACATGGCAGACGGCGCCAATGGAGCCCGGCCTTGTTTGCGTCACGCGAGGTATTTCAAAATCAACCGAAAACCGAATATCAGTTGTCGAGTGGGATTCATTTCATCAACTTTCCTGACCTACGTTTTGAATAGATAATCAGTTTAGCTGAAATAATCTGTGCTCGTGAGCCcagcttttttttattttctctccTGACCTCATTGACGGGAATCCCCATGTATGATCCATAACACTGAAAGGCTCGGCAGTAAAATACTTCTGTAAAAGAAACTGCACCAGCTGCCCTCTCTTCCCTTTTCCCAAGAGAAAACTAACTATCTTCCTGAGCTCCTGACGTCTTAACGTTATGTTCGCAATTTTCCAGTCACGGGCGGCTTTGGTTAGCAGTGGGGTAATGAGAGTGACTCGCCATTAAGCTGAAGGTTTCAATAGCTTTCCTTTGTTAACTACGCTCTGGCTTCAGAATGTTTTAACACCAggtgtttttaattttaattttatctgtatttaaatacaaaaaaactatGCACGCAAATATTGTCAAGAAGGATGTCGTTTTTATATCCGCGTTAAACTATTTAATACAAAGCACAGGCTGACAAAGGATGGACTATCAAGCAGTAAGTTACAGCTGCGTGACGTTTCTTGGGCTAAGCAAAACTCGTACTCTCTTTCATACTGGCATTATTATTGCACAATTGGATCTTGGCTAACGTGAAATCTCAAAAATTTGTTCCCTAATTACTCTATAGTGAAACGAGAACAAAATTTTTCTTACTGACACGGAACTAAATTAACCCAGACAAGAATCAGGAATTAGAGTCTCGTTTCTTATagcagttttcaagtgactgttgaaaaaccaataccaaagtaattatcCCGAACAATCACAACAGAAGCAAACAATGTGATGACTTCTAGCAAtaacctgtaacttgctcaaagcgcgggaaaaatcgcgcatACAAGGTGCAATTAGTTTtggctttggttttgcttctcattggttggaaaaactggcgcgagccAATCACCAAGCGCAGCAATCGTAATCTCGTAATGACTTTcgccagtcatttgaaaagttCCCTAACAAGTTAAATACCAATACCTATAGACCTCATAACTTATGGATGTTATACAAACGGCAATAATGTACAAATAAACAAGTGCTATATACACTTAACAAACCAGTCCAGCGGTTACAATGATTACAAACGGAAAAGTACGTGATATtggataaaaacaaaatcgtATTAAGCTTTTGTGAGGTGATGCAAAAACTGGTCTTTGCAGTGATAAATGCGTTAACTCAGACATACCGAGCTTCAAAGATTTTGGCGCATGCGTTCCTGTCAAATAGATCACAAATCTATTAACGCTGGTGACCAGTGTCTTCGGGTGCTTTTGAACACTGGTCTAGCGCAGAAGGGGCTAACACCCCGGGCACGAAGCAGTATCAAACCGTACTTTTCGACTACACTGTTGCAAGATCAGCAATCATATATACTCTGAATTTTTTCGTCCGATTGTAATGGCAGCTGCTGCACTCTTTCAATAGTTCATTTTTAAACACCAGCTAAAATTGAAGATTATAATTCAGGCTTCCTATAAATGTCGTCAATC
This sequence is a window from Acropora palmata chromosome 6, jaAcrPala1.3, whole genome shotgun sequence. Protein-coding genes within it:
- the LOC141883302 gene encoding exportin-4-like isoform X3, which codes for MVSLQELEQSAAVVMAPPSLVTQEQRLAAEQVFLNFRRSKAPYAACKQILEQSSNDYVLFQAASTIKEAILREWSLLDKSDIESLRSFLLTVVTHKQNIQKYVKEQVLQVVAIICKRGILENSRLIQESLLRDITQLLSSNNRELQMVGFMILKALLSQFSFLNRNSEIGMSWEFHMRCKKAFEAQGLRQIFTLVVQSLQQQFLHTDLNLLCREDISALLSLVSLAEQILSWDFSLQRHPLSEAGVILFKPGSSWRTLLFNPALVDLFFKLQEKVQANDELSHHCSQCLIQLASLCGTIFPDASLQSQFLSNYLQGFLQISKSMARNGQAALALGSMVNRLLFVFPSSSFQSLQAETLQLFLDTMTELTCSFLQAVAREEELNSEDTSFIEAVEQFFEGWASLLEHSSQLPSGVLNDSAGRILNCYIQCHLAAPEGLRGTFSSQTNDGIHLDEICDLDSDDRELFAAQLCTVGSLGRIIPGHALALLTKLLESRAEQFNNYLSSVKSSSVLPEISNVDSLFEDLHWLLLISAYLLADESDGETPLIPRGIMSYSSNLKDQVDLQASLQILCASQNQSSGHSNQSRDPSKVDPVVKLVSVIFRLADLEKIALNSGLSEILSPQVGRTIVWCLGHWTKSYLLPDENEYEHVSVTLISLFGVSSKGGEWTLGFLLEKVRSNLSGWSAESLIVEDTAMLLLSLVRTRHRAELAITFSSLWLLAEEHLSTAAVLRELPPDVLRYLTQALVLASSVADDEVTRKKYLDQLLQTLQSFLLGICHQPDFAKSCQKESVKSQIQTLLESFRGAALATNIRNVRTLFDYLLPVLKDCVVMLNVYQNCPEMVVLVLEFYADVVDSQICYLDENDVAKVHETCMALVQTYGKCNLGKVSIEALTEEEQLNDLLVLMKLLTNLLSRDVFDLNTGDNKTQKLSAADVALYGLHVIIPLMSSDVLMFPVLCSEFFKLTTCVCEMYPEKMSSLPDALFKNLMASLEVGLVNYGSDITKMSLEALSSLAAYCFEEIQKNVKIATHEILRHFLKILFDMVLLHSFDMDLLQPAAEAFLALICCHQAYYTELVRNLLAQQADHMVGQRLLQAFNQLTPSDMKLSLDRANKVHFRKSLDVFLGSVKGFLCVK
- the LOC141883302 gene encoding exportin-4-like isoform X1, which produces MVSLQELEQSAAVVMAPPSLVTQEQRLAAEQVFLNFRRSKAPYAACKQILEQSSNDYVLFQAASTIKEAILREWSLLDKSDIESLRSFLLTVVTHKQNIQKYVKEQVLQVVAIICKRGILENSRLIQESLLRDITQLLSSNNRELQMVGFMILKALLSQFSFLNRNSEIGMSWEFHMRCKKAFEAQGLRQIFTLVVQSLQQQFLHTDLNLLCREDISALLSLVSLAEQILSWDFSLYHSQRHPLSEAGVILFKPGSSWRTLLFNPALVDLFFKLQEKVQANDELSHHCSQCLIQLASLCGTIFPDASLQSQFLSNYLQGFLQISKSMARNGQAALALGSMVNRLLFVFPSSSFQSLQAETLQLFLDTMTELTCSFLQAVAREEELNSEDTSFIEAVEQFFEGWASLLEHSSQLPSGVLNDSAGRILNCYIQCHLAAPEGLRGTFSSQTNDGIHLDEICDLDSDDRELFAAQLCTVGSLGRIIPGHALALLTKLLESRAEQFNNYLSSVKSSSVLPEISNVDSLFEDLHWLLLISAYLLADESDGETPLIPRGIMSYSSNLKDQVDLQASLQILCASQNQSSGHSNQSRDPSKVDPVVKLVSVIFRLADLEKIALNSGLSEILSPQVGRTIVWCLGHWTKSYLLPDENEYEHVSVTLISLFGVSSKGGEWTLGFLLEKVRSNLSGWSAESLIVEDTAMLLLSLVRTRHRAELAITFSSLWLLAEEHLSTAAVLRELPPDVLRYLTQALVLASSVADDEVTRKKYLDQLLQTLQSFLLGICHQPDFAKSCQKESVKSQIQTLLESFRGAALATNIRNVRTLFDYLLPVLKDCVVMLNVYQNCPEMVVLVLEFYADVVDSQICYLDENDVAKVHETCMALVQTYGKCNLGKVSIEALTEEEQLNDLLVLMKLLTNLLSRDVFDLNTGDNKTQKLSAADVALYGLHVIIPLMSSDVLMFPVLCSEFFKLTTCVCEMYPEKMSSLPDALFKNLMASLEVGLVNYGSDITKMSLEALSSLAAYCFEEIQKNVKIATHEILRHFLKILFDMVLLHSFDMDLLQPAAEAFLALICCHQAYYTELVRNLLAQQADHMVGQRLLQAFNQLTPSDMKLSLDRANKVHFRKSLDVFLGSVKGFLCVK